The following proteins are co-located in the Verrucomicrobiota bacterium genome:
- a CDS encoding GspE/PulE family protein yields the protein MQPDYVIDLFKQRGYLDEELAGSISEEASHGSKEIDEILKNFGVIEEKNQIYAVLAQDLGAEFVDLDGYVPPAELVEMIPAGMARLHGAFPINAAEDGLHVAFVDPFNPQNVEDLRFALGKEIVVVVADATQVDALIGEHYGSGTSGVSELLGDLNAPSSDEDLEQEANSAPIVRFVDLVLLQAIREKASDIHFEPFEEDFKIRYRVDGALYEMAPPPRHLALSVISRVKVMANLNIAERRIPQDGRIEKSINGKPVDLRVSTLPTQHGESVVLRVLDRSAVNLDLDALKLPQDVHHYICDTIEKPNGIFIVTGPTGAGKTTTLYAALRRINTIDHKLLTAEDPVEYDIDGIIQVPVNDGIGLNFSRVLRAFLRQDPDRIMVGEMRDLETAQIAIQASLTGHLVLSTLHTNDAAGAITRLIDMGCEPFLVAATLEGVLGQRLLRTICPDCKVSYEPSEAVLAQLGLSAHELGDKDFYTGKGCEKCGNSGYRGRRGLYELLDVNDEISDLIVQRAPTIVIRQKAIELGMRTLREDGLANIYEGNTTIEEVLKYT from the coding sequence ATGCAACCAGACTACGTAATCGATCTTTTCAAACAGCGGGGGTATCTCGACGAAGAACTCGCTGGCTCCATCTCGGAAGAAGCCAGCCATGGCAGCAAGGAAATCGACGAGATCCTGAAGAACTTCGGGGTCATCGAAGAAAAGAATCAAATCTACGCCGTCTTGGCGCAGGATCTGGGAGCGGAATTCGTCGACTTGGATGGCTACGTCCCCCCTGCCGAGCTGGTGGAAATGATCCCGGCCGGGATGGCCCGCCTGCACGGAGCCTTTCCCATCAATGCGGCGGAAGATGGACTCCACGTGGCTTTCGTCGACCCCTTCAATCCCCAAAACGTCGAGGATCTCCGCTTCGCGCTGGGCAAAGAAATCGTGGTGGTGGTGGCCGACGCCACCCAAGTGGACGCCCTGATCGGCGAACACTACGGCAGCGGCACCAGCGGGGTGAGCGAACTCCTGGGGGATCTCAACGCCCCGAGCAGCGACGAAGACCTGGAGCAGGAGGCCAACTCGGCCCCCATCGTGCGCTTCGTGGACCTGGTGCTCTTGCAGGCCATCCGGGAAAAAGCCTCCGACATTCACTTCGAACCCTTCGAAGAGGACTTCAAAATCCGTTACCGCGTCGATGGCGCGCTTTACGAAATGGCGCCCCCTCCCCGGCATTTGGCCCTCTCGGTCATCTCCCGGGTCAAGGTCATGGCCAACCTCAACATCGCCGAACGCCGGATTCCTCAGGACGGTCGGATCGAAAAAAGCATCAACGGCAAGCCGGTCGATCTCCGGGTCTCCACCTTGCCGACCCAACACGGCGAAAGCGTTGTCCTGCGGGTGCTCGATCGCTCGGCCGTCAACCTGGACCTGGACGCCCTCAAGCTCCCGCAAGACGTCCACCACTACATCTGCGACACCATCGAAAAGCCGAACGGGATTTTCATCGTCACTGGGCCCACCGGAGCCGGCAAGACCACCACGCTCTACGCCGCCCTCCGGCGGATCAACACCATCGATCACAAGCTCCTGACAGCCGAAGACCCGGTCGAGTATGACATCGACGGCATCATCCAAGTGCCGGTCAATGATGGCATCGGACTCAACTTCAGCCGCGTCCTGCGGGCCTTCCTTCGCCAGGACCCGGATCGCATCATGGTGGGAGAAATGCGGGACTTGGAAACGGCTCAAATCGCCATCCAAGCCTCCCTCACCGGCCACCTCGTCCTCTCCACCCTCCACACGAATGACGCAGCCGGGGCCATCACTCGCTTGATCGACATGGGCTGCGAACCGTTCTTGGTGGCGGCCACCTTGGAAGGGGTGCTCGGGCAACGACTCCTGCGGACCATTTGTCCGGACTGCAAGGTCTCCTACGAGCCGAGCGAAGCCGTCCTGGCCCAGTTGGGGCTCTCGGCCCACGAATTGGGAGACAAGGATTTCTACACCGGCAAGGGCTGCGAGAAATGCGGCAACTCCGGCTACCGCGGGCGCCGCGGCCTCTACGAACTGCTCGACGTCAATGACGAGATCAGCGACCTCATCGTGCAGCGGGCCCCCACCATCGTCATCCGCCAAAAGGCCATCGAACTCGGCATGCGGACCCTGCGGGAGGACGGCTTGGCCAACATTTACGAAGGGAACACCACCATCGAAGAAGTCCTAAAATACACTTGA
- a CDS encoding ATPase, T2SS/T4P/T4SS family, giving the protein MYSDPETLVELLQEAGYLGAPEVEEARSQLGQSETIIEGLLKQNKVSEQDIAKTCAVNASMDYLDLDGLMPDQELEQYLSKDAAKRYLAVPLGFDAGALKVAVADPLNFETIDSLPHVSSVPVDLVCADYSAVKRFIAETYGELEEAQASIGGLGGEGSADDADAPVIKLVTQILLDAFKAKGSDIHIEPLEESLRIRYRLDGALHEVANHPRKLVPAVISRIKIMTGTMSIAEKRLPQDGRIQMKLGDRDVDLRVSTVPTNHGESIVMRILDKTALLLGLPELGFFSDDQDTFEKLIALPDGILLVTGPTGSGKTTTLYACLNYMNKPDRKIITVEDPVEYEMPGINQVMVKESVGMTFAAALRAILRQAPNIIMIGEIRDLETAQIAINAALTGHLVFSTLHTNDAPSAVARLDDIGVKPFLISSAVRAVLAQRLVRKNCKDCTEDSQLTEQEIRTLQLDPSQLADAQIRIGRGCARCRQTGCRGRLGLFEIFELDDEINHLINEGASTPNLRRRARELGMRTLREDGVRKVLAGATRASEVLRVTMDT; this is encoded by the coding sequence GTGTATAGCGATCCAGAAACCCTTGTCGAATTGCTGCAAGAAGCAGGCTACCTCGGGGCCCCCGAAGTGGAGGAAGCGCGCTCCCAGCTCGGGCAGAGCGAAACCATCATCGAAGGCCTGCTCAAACAGAACAAGGTCAGCGAACAAGACATCGCCAAGACCTGCGCCGTCAATGCCAGCATGGACTACCTCGATCTGGACGGCCTCATGCCGGATCAGGAGTTGGAGCAATACTTGTCCAAAGACGCGGCCAAGCGCTACCTGGCCGTGCCTCTCGGCTTCGACGCCGGCGCCCTCAAGGTGGCGGTGGCCGATCCGCTCAACTTTGAAACCATCGACAGTCTGCCCCACGTCTCCTCCGTGCCGGTCGACCTGGTTTGCGCCGACTACTCGGCCGTCAAACGCTTCATCGCGGAAACCTACGGCGAGCTGGAAGAGGCGCAGGCGTCCATCGGTGGCCTCGGGGGCGAAGGTTCGGCCGATGATGCGGACGCCCCCGTCATCAAGCTGGTCACGCAAATCCTGTTGGACGCCTTCAAGGCCAAGGGCTCGGACATCCACATCGAGCCACTGGAGGAATCCCTGCGCATCCGCTATCGCCTGGACGGGGCTCTCCACGAGGTAGCCAATCATCCGCGCAAACTGGTGCCGGCAGTCATCAGCCGGATCAAGATCATGACGGGCACCATGAGCATCGCCGAAAAGCGCCTCCCGCAGGACGGCCGCATCCAGATGAAGTTGGGGGACCGCGACGTCGACCTGCGGGTCTCGACCGTGCCCACCAACCATGGCGAAAGCATCGTAATGCGGATTCTCGACAAGACCGCGCTCCTCCTGGGCTTGCCAGAGTTGGGCTTCTTTTCAGACGACCAAGACACCTTTGAAAAACTGATCGCCCTGCCCGACGGCATCCTCTTGGTGACCGGGCCGACCGGCTCCGGCAAGACCACCACCCTCTACGCTTGTCTCAACTACATGAACAAGCCGGATCGCAAGATCATCACGGTGGAGGACCCAGTCGAGTATGAAATGCCCGGCATCAACCAAGTCATGGTCAAGGAAAGCGTCGGCATGACCTTCGCCGCCGCCCTGCGAGCCATCCTCCGGCAAGCCCCGAACATCATCATGATCGGGGAAATCCGGGACTTGGAGACAGCCCAGATCGCCATCAATGCCGCGCTCACTGGGCACCTCGTCTTCAGCACCCTGCACACCAATGATGCGCCCTCGGCCGTGGCCCGTTTGGATGACATCGGGGTCAAGCCCTTCCTGATTTCGAGCGCGGTCCGGGCCGTCTTGGCCCAGCGTCTGGTGCGGAAAAACTGCAAGGATTGCACGGAAGACTCCCAGCTGACCGAACAAGAAATCCGCACCCTCCAGCTCGACCCCTCGCAACTGGCCGACGCCCAGATCCGCATCGGACGGGGCTGCGCCCGCTGTCGCCAGACGGGCTGCCGGGGCCGCTTGGGGCTCTTTGAGATCTTTGAGCTGGATGATGAGATCAATCACCTCATCAACGAAGGGGCCTCCACCCCCAATCTCCGTCGACGCGCCCGCGAGCTTGGCATGCGCACCCTCCGGGAAGACGGCGTGCGCAAAGTGCTGGCCGGGGCCACCCGCGCCTCCGAAGTGCTGCGCGTGACCATGGACACCTAA